A portion of the Ricinus communis isolate WT05 ecotype wild-type chromosome 10, ASM1957865v1, whole genome shotgun sequence genome contains these proteins:
- the LOC8274979 gene encoding uncharacterized protein LOC8274979 isoform X4: MSGLESDNRDISSSKVGGRIGGGLNRDDDEDQEGEEDDHDHDGMQGGGPRNNKNKNKNKRRGYGCGGDFSKARGVVLFPFTKAKKLLKKKSDNRPSSSSSSLSSRVAVTVGGRIGGGLNRDDDEDQEGEENDHDHDGMQGGGPRNNKNKNKNKRRGYGCGGDFSKARGVVLFPFTKAKKLLKKKSDKRPSSSSSSLSSRVAVTGHC; this comes from the exons ATGTCTGGGTTGGAGTCTGATAATAGAGATATATCATCATCTAAAGTTGGTGGTAGAATTGGCGGTGGCCTTAATCGAGATGATGACGAAGAtcaagaaggagaagaagatgatcaTGATCATGATGGTATGCAAGGTGGTGGACCCAGgaacaacaaaaacaagaacaagaacaagagaAGAGGATATGGGTGTGGCGGGGATTTTAGTAAAGCAAGGGGAGTGGTCCTCTTTCCATTCACAAAGGCCAAGAaacttttgaagaaaaagtCCGATAATAGgccttcatcttcatcttcttcattgTCGTCTAGGGTTGCTGTTACAG TTGGTGGTAGAATTGGCGGTGGCCTTAATCGAGATGATGACGAAGAtcaagaaggagaagaaaatgatCATGATCATGATGGTATGCAAGGTGGTGGACCCAGgaacaacaaaaacaagaacaagaacaagagaAGAGGATATGGGTGTGGCGGGGATTTTAGTAAAGCAAGGGGAGTGGTCCTCTTTCCATTCACAAAGGCCAAGAaacttttgaagaaaaagtCCGATAAGAGgccttcatcttcatcttcttcattgTCGTCTAGGGTTGCTGTTACAG GCCACTGTTGA
- the LOC8274979 gene encoding uncharacterized protein LOC8274979 isoform X2, producing the protein MSGLESDNRDISSSKVGGRIGGGLNRDDDEDQEGEEDDHDHDGMQGGGPRNNKNKNKNKRRGYGCGGDFSKARGVVLFPFTKAKKLLKKKSDNRPSSSSSSLSSRVAVTVGGRIGGGLNRDDDEDQEGEENDHDHDGMQGGGPRNNKNKNKNKRRGYGCGGDFSKARGVVLFPFTKAKKLLKKKSDKRPSSSSSSLSSRVAVTDVMVLVDCHATSFICDS; encoded by the exons ATGTCTGGGTTGGAGTCTGATAATAGAGATATATCATCATCTAAAGTTGGTGGTAGAATTGGCGGTGGCCTTAATCGAGATGATGACGAAGAtcaagaaggagaagaagatgatcaTGATCATGATGGTATGCAAGGTGGTGGACCCAGgaacaacaaaaacaagaacaagaacaagagaAGAGGATATGGGTGTGGCGGGGATTTTAGTAAAGCAAGGGGAGTGGTCCTCTTTCCATTCACAAAGGCCAAGAaacttttgaagaaaaagtCCGATAATAGgccttcatcttcatcttcttcattgTCGTCTAGGGTTGCTGTTACAG TTGGTGGTAGAATTGGCGGTGGCCTTAATCGAGATGATGACGAAGAtcaagaaggagaagaaaatgatCATGATCATGATGGTATGCAAGGTGGTGGACCCAGgaacaacaaaaacaagaacaagaacaagagaAGAGGATATGGGTGTGGCGGGGATTTTAGTAAAGCAAGGGGAGTGGTCCTCTTTCCATTCACAAAGGCCAAGAaacttttgaagaaaaagtCCGATAAGAGgccttcatcttcatcttcttcattgTCGTCTAGGGTTGCTGTTACAG ATGTGATGGTACTGGTGGATTGCCATGCAACTTCATTTATTTGTGATTCTTGA
- the LOC8274982 gene encoding uncharacterized protein LOC8274982 — MAFVNRNNAHLGPTLVGRSDSLLGYTEHSSLMMEKRQLFLRSYQFCRKQSLSERMKRSLVKIKKGMWLRLRSARKLRRLVWSRLRFAFYCRRRRRFLRLLSPNHHNSYSSSSCFW, encoded by the coding sequence ATGGCCTTCGTGAATCGGAACAATGCCCATCTGGGTCCAACTCTGGTAGGAAGAAGTGACTCTTTACTTGGATATACAGAGCATAGCTCTTTGATGATGGAGAAGAGGCAATTATTCTTGAGAAGCTATCAGTTCTGTAGAAAACAGAGCTTATCGGAAAGAATGAAGAGATCTTTAgtcaaaataaagaaaggtATGTGGTTGAGACTACGTTCTGCTCGTAAACTTAGAAGGTTGGTTTGGTCTAGACTCCGTTTTGCTTTCTATTGCCGCCGTCGAAGAAGGTTTCTCCGCCTACTTAGCCCTAACCATCATAATagctattcttcttcttcttgtttctgGTAG
- the LOC8274977 gene encoding glutamate--tRNA ligase, cytoplasmic: MEIKEFSFAADSPPLSVISAAKVAAVCLPTPTILTDSSSLPTIVFSDGTKLRGTFVLLRYIGRIASLPNFYGHDACQSSQIDEWLDYSSILSSGSEFESACTYIDSYLEKRTFLVAYCLSIADMAIWSGLAGSGQRWESLRKSKKYQNLVRWFNSISAEYSDALIEVTSTYVGKRGAGKPVTAKSKEQQFVNGDISEKGKAGSKTAEVDLPDAEIGKVCLRFAPEPSGYLHIGHAKAALLNQYFAQRYQGELILRFDDTNPAKESSEFVENLLKDVETLGVKYKKVTHTSDYFDELMKKAEELIRQGKAYIDDTPREQMQKERMDGIESKCRNNNVEENLKLWKEMIVGSERGLQCCLRGKLDMQDPNKSLRDPVYYRCNPVPHHRIGSKYNIYPTYDFACPYVDALEGITHALRSSEYHDRNAQYHRIQEDLGVRKVHIYEFSRLNMVYTLLSKRNLRWFVENGKVDGWDDPRFPTVQGIVRRGLKIEALVQFILEQGASKNLNLMEWDKLWTINKKIIDPVCPRHTAVIEERRVLLTLTDGPETPFVRIIPRHKKHEGAGEKATTYTKRIWLDYDDAVCIEKEENKEVTLMDWGNAIVKEIVKDESGKVTELIGALHLEGSVKTTKLKLTWLPETSELVNVSLVEFDYLITKKKLEEGENFLDVLNPCTKKETAALGDSNMRNLKRGEILQLERKGYFRCDVPFIRPSKPIVLLAIPDGRQPTSSK; encoded by the exons atggagatAAAAGAGTTTTCTTTTGCAGCTGATAGCCCCCCGCTCTCCGTTATTTCCGCTGCGAAGGTCGCCGCCGTCTGTCTTCCTACTCCTACTATTCTCACCGACTCATCTTCCCTTCCCACCATTGTCTTCTCTGATGG GACTAAATTACGAGGTACATTTGTACTTCTTCGGTACATTGGCCGGATTGCTAGCCTTCCCAATTTCTATGGACATGATGCATGCCAATCTAGTCAG ATTGACGAGTGGCTGGATTATTCCAGTATACTTTCATCAGGGTCTGAATTTGAGAGTGCATGTACCTATATTGACAGTTATTTGGAGAAGCGTACTTTCTTGGTTGCATATTGTTTATCTATTGCAGATATGGCTATTTGGTCAGGGCTAGCAG GATCTGGGCAGAGATGGGAAAGTTTGAGGAAATCAAAGAAATACCAAAATTTAGTACGTTGGTTCAACTCAATATCTGCAGAGTATAGTGATGCCTTGATTGAAGTCACATCAACATATGTTGGCAAAAGAGGCGCGGGAAAACCTGTGACAGCTAAATCAAAAGAACAACAATTCGTCAATGGAGATATCTCTGAAAAGGGAAAAGCAGGTAGTAAAACAGCTGAAGTTGATCTTCCAGATGCTGAGATTGGAAAGGTGTGTCTGCGATTCGCTCCAGAGCCCAGCGGTTATCTTCACATTGGGCATGCAAAGGCAGCATTACTAAACCAGTATTTTGCTCAACGATATCAAGGTGAGCTGATTCTTCGGTTTGATGATACAAATCCAGCAAAAGAAAGCAGTGAGTTTGTGGAGAATCTTCTGAAAGATGTTGAGACATTGGgtgttaaatataaaaaagttacTCATACATCAGATTACTTCGATGAGTTGATGAAGAAGGCTGAAGAGTTGATCAGGCAGGGTAAAGCTTATATTGATGACACACCACGTGAGCAAatgcagaaagaaagaatggaTGGTATTGAATCGAAATGTAGGAACAACAATGTGGAGGAGAATCTGAAATTGTGGAAGGAAATGATTGTAGGATCAGAAAGGGGTTTGCAGTGCTGCCTTCGTGGGAAGTTAGACATGCAAGATCCAAATAAATCTCTTCGGGATCCAGTCTACTACCGTTGCAATCCTGTTCCTCACCACAGGATTGGTTCCAAGTACAATATATATCCGACATATGATTTTGCTTGTCCCTATGTGGATGCTTTAGAAGGTATAACTCATGCACTTCGATCAAGTGAGTATCATGATCGAAATGCTCAATACCACAGGATTCAAGAGGATTTGGGAGTGAGAAAGGTTCACATTTATGAATTCAGTCGGTTGAATATGGTCTATACACTACTCAGTAAACGTAATCTTCGGTGGTTTGTTGAAAATGGAAAGGTTGATGGATGGGATGATCCTCGGTTTCCAACTGTCCAAGGAATTGTACGCAGAGGTTTGAAAATTGAGGCACTAGTGCAATTTATTCTTGAACAG GGGGCATCAAAAAATCTTAACCTGATGGAATGGGACAAACTCTGGacaattaataagaaaatcatAGATCCTGTTTGTCCCAGACACACTGCTGTTATTGAAGAAAGGCGTGTGCTACTGACCTTGACTGATGGTCCTGAAACTCCTTTTGTTCGCATCATACCTAGACACAAGAAGCATGAGGGTGCTGGAGAGAAGGCTACAACATACACAAAGAGGATATGGTTAGACTATGATGATGCAGTGTGCATTGAGAAGGAGGAAAATAAGGAAGTAACCTTAATGGATTGGGGGAATGCTATAGTGAAAGAGATTGTGAAGGATGAGAGTGGAAAAGTTACAGAGTTGATTGGGGCTCTACATCTTGAAGGATCTGTCAAGACGACAAAGTTGAAGCTCACCTGGTTACCGGAGACGAGTGAACTAGTTAACGTCTCGCTCGTGGAGTTCGACTATctaataacaaagaaaaag CTGGAAGAAGGTGAGAATTTCCTCGATGTGCTTAACCCATGTACCAAGAAGGAGACTGCAGCACTTGGGGATTCAAACATGCGGAATTTGAAGCGTGGAGAGATATTGCAGCTGGAGAGGAAGGGCTACTTCAGATGTGATGTTCCTTTTATCAGACCTTCAAAGCCTATCGTTCTACTTGCGATTCCAGATGGCAGGCAGCCAACCTCATCAAAGTAG
- the LOC8274978 gene encoding phytochrome A encodes MSSSRPSHSSSNSVRSRHSARIISQTAVDAKLHADFEESGSSFDYSNSVHVTSSTGLDHAPRSDKVTTAYLHHIQKGKLIQPFGCLLALDEKTYKVIAYSENAPEMLTMVSHAVPSVGDHPVLGIGTDIRTIFTAPSASALQKALGFGDVSLLNPILVHCKTSGKPFYAIVHRVTGSFIIDFEPVKPYEVPMTAAGALQSYKLAAKAISRLQSLPSGSMERLCDTMVQEVFELTGYDRVMTYKFHDDDHGEVISEVTKPGLEPYLGLHYPATDIPQAARFLFMKNKVRMIVDCRAKHVKVLQDEKLPLELTLCGSTLRAPHSCHLQYMENMDSVASLVMAVVVNEGDEDDDSPTSVQPQKRKRLWGLVVCHNTTPRFVPFPLRYACEFLAQVFAIHVNKELELENQIVEKNILRTQTLLCDMLLRDAPLGILTQSPNITDLVKCDGAALLYKNKIWRLGVTPSDLQIRDIAVWLSEYHMDSTGLSTDSLYDAGYSAALSLEDVVCGMAAVRITSKDMLFWFRAPTAAEIRWGGAKHEPGEKDDGRKMHPRSSFKAFLEVVKTRSLPWKDYEMDAIHSLQLILRNAFKDAETMDADAKAIHSRLSDLKIEGMQELEAVTSEMVRLIETATVPILAVDVDGLVNGWNTKIAELTGLPVDKAIGKHLLTLVEDGSIDLVKNMLFSALQGKEEQNIQFEIKTHGSKVESGPISLVVNACASRDISENVVGVCFVAQDITGQKTVMDKFTRIEGDYKAIVQNPNPLIPPIFGTDEFGWCSEWNPAMAKLTGWKREEVMDKMLLGEVFGINRACCCLKNQEAFVNLGVLINNAMTSQVPEKVSFSFFARNKKYVECLLCVSKKLDREGAVTGVFCFLQLASQELQQALHIQRLSEQTALKRLKTLAYIKRQIQNPLSGIMFSRKLMEITELDAEQKQLLHTSAQCQRQLSKILDDSDIDSIVEGYLDLEMVEFTLHEVLIAAISQVTIKSKGKGIRIVNDAAEVIMTETLYGDSIRLQQVLADFLAASVDFTPPGGQLTIAAKFTKDQLGQSVHLVHLELRITHAGGGIPEPLLNQMFGSDGDVSDEGVSLFISRKLVKLMNGDVQYLREAGKSSFIVTVELAAGRKSQA; translated from the exons ATGTCTTCCTCGAGACCCAGCCACTCATCCAGCAATTCTGTGAGATCAAGGCACAGTGCTAGGATTATTTCCCAGACCGCTGTAGATGCAAAGCTTCATGCAGATTTTGAGGAGTCGGGCAGTTCATTTGACTACTCAAACTCTGTGCATGTTACCAGTTCTACTGGTTTAGATCATGCACCCAGGTCAGACAAAGTAACCACAGCTTATCTTCATCATATACAGAAAGGGAAGCTGATCCAGCCTTTTGGCTGCTTGCTAGCCTTAGATGAAAAAACATACAAGGTTATTGCATATAGTGAGAATGCCCCTGAAATGTTGACCATGGTTAGTCATGCAGTTCCAAGTGTTGGGGATCACCCAGTTCTTGGTATTGGAACTGACATAAGGACTATCTTCACTGCACCCAGTGCCTCTGCCTTGCAGAAAGCTCTAGGATTTGGTGATGTTTCTCTATTGAATCCCATTTTAGTCCATTGCAAGACTTCCGGGAAGCCCTTCTATGCTATTGTCCATCGGGTAACTGGTAGTTTTATAATCGACTTTGAACCAGTAAAACCATATGAGGTCCCCATGACTGCTGCAGGGGCCTTGCAGTCATATAAGCTTGCCGCTAAAGCAATTTCCCGGTTGCAGTCATTGCCTAGTGGGAGTATGGAAAGGCTTTGTGATACAATGGTTCAGGAGGTTTTTGAGCTCACTGGTTATGACAGGGTGATGACTTATAAATTTCATGATGATGACCATGGAGAAGTTATCTCTGAGGTCACAAAGCCCGGTTTAGAGCCATATTTGGGTCTGCATTATCCTGCCACTGATATTCCTCAGGCTGCacgatttttatttatgaagaATAAGGTCCGAATGATTGTTGATTGCCGTGCAAAACATGTCAAGGTGCTACAAGATGAGAAGCTTCCATTAGAACTAACCTTGTGCGGATCAACCCTAAGGGCCCCACACAGTTGCCATCTACAGTATATGGAGAACATGGACTCCGTTGCTTCTCTGGTTATGGCAGTTGTGGTCAATGAAGgagatgaagatgatgatagTCCTACTTCTGTGCAACcacagaaaagaaagagactTTGGGGTTTAGTAGTATGCCATAATACAACTCCACGATTTGTTCCATTCCCTCTAAGGTATGCCTGTGAGTTTCTAGCTCAAGTCTTTGCTATTCATGTCAACAAGGAATTGGAATTGGAAAATCAGATTGTTGAAAAGAACATCCTGCGCACCCAGACACTCTTATGCGATATGTTGCTGCGAGATGCTCCTTTGGGTATTCTGACACAAAGTCCAAATATAACAGATCTTGTGAAGTGTGATGGAGCTGCACTATTGTACAAGAACAAGATATGGAGGTTGGGAGTAACTCCCAGTGATCTCCAAATTCGAGATATAGCTGTGTGGCTCTCAGAGTATCATATGGATTCCACAGGCTTAAGTACAGATAGCTTGTATGATGCTGGATACTCAGCTGCTCTGTCTCTTGAGGATGTAGTTTGTGGAATGGCAGCTGTGAGAATAACTTCCAAGGACATGCTCTTTTGGTTTAGGGCTCCGACTGCTGCAGAAATTCGATGGGGTGGAGCCAAACATGAACCTGGTGAGAAGGATGACGGTAGGAAGATGCACCCAAGATCATCCTTCAAGGCCTTCCTTGAAGTTGTCAAGACAAGGAGTTTGCCTTGGAAGGACTATGAAATGGATGCAATCCATTCTCTTCAGCTTATACTGCGGAATGCTTTCAAAGATGCTGAAACCATGGATGCGGATGCCAAAGCAATTCATTCGAGGCTTAGTGACCTCAAAATTGAAGGGATGCAAGAATTGGAAGCGGTTACTAGTGAGATGGTCAGATTAATAGAAACAGCCACAGTGCCAATTTTGGCAGTTGATGTTGATGGACTTGTTAATGGGTGGAATACAAAAATTGCTGAGTTGACAGGTCTTCCTGTCGATAAAGCAATTGGGAAGCATTTGCTGACACTCGTGGAAGATGGTTCAATTGACTTAGTAAAAAACATGCTGTTCTCAGCCCTGCAAG GCAAAGAGGAGcaaaatattcaatttgaaATCAAAACGCATGGGTCAAAGGTTGAAAGTGGCCCCATCAGCTTAGTTGTTAATGCTTGCGCAAGCAGGGACATTAGTGAAAATGTTGTTGGGGTATGTTTTGTGGCTCAAGATATCACAGGCCAGAAGACAGTTATGGATAAGTTCACTCGGATTGAAGGTGACTACAAAGCAATCGTACAAAATCCAAACCCATTGATCCCCCCAATATTTGGAACGGATGAGTTTGGTTGGTGTTCTGAGTGGAATCCAGCAATGGCAAAATTGACTGGATGGAAGCGAGAGGAAGTGATGGATAAAATGCTTTTGGGGGAGGTTTTTGGGATCAACAGGGCTTGCTGTTGTCTGAAAAATCAAGAAGCCTTTGTAAATCTtggggtattaattaataatgccATGACTAGCCAGGTACCTGAAAAGGTTTCTTTCAGCTTCTTTGCTCGGAACAAGAAGTATGTGGAATGCTTATTGTGTGTGAGTAAGAAATTGGACAGAGAGGGTGCTGTTACTGGGGTCTTCTGCTTCCTGCAGCTTGCAAGCCAAGAATTGCAACAAGCACTTCATATCCAGCGATTATCAGAGCAAACTGCTTTGAAAAGATTGAAAACACTAGCTTATATAAAAAGGCAGATACAGAATCCCCTTTCTGGGATTATGTTTTCTCGGAAATTAATGGAGATTACTGAATTGGATGCAGAACAAAAGCAGCTTCTGCATACTAGTGCCCAGTGTCAGCGCCAACTAAGCAAAATTCTTGATGACTCGGATATTGATAGCATTGTTGAAGG CTACTTGGATTTGGAAATGGTCGAGTTTACTCTGCATGAGGTACTAATTGCAGCCATCAGTCAAGTCACAATAAAGAGCAAAGGAAAGGGCATACGAATAGTCAATGATGCTGCTGAAGTGATCATGACTGAAACCTTATATGGTGATAGCATTAGGCTTCAACAGGTGTTAGCTGACTTCTTAGCTGCTTCAGTAGACTTTACACCGCCTGGAGGCCAGCTTACAATTGCAGCTAAGTTTACTAAGGATCAGTTAGGGCAATCAGTTCATCTTGTGCATCTGGAGCTCAG GATAACGCATGCTGGTGGTGGGATACCTGAACCGTTACTGAACCAAATGTTCGGTAGTGATGGAGATGTCTCTGATGAGGGCGTCAGCCTGTTTATCAGTCGAAAGTTGGTGAAGCTCATGAATGGAGATGTACAGTACTTGAGGGAAGCAGGAAAGTCAAGTTTTATCGTAACAGTTGAACTTGCAGCCGGCCGTAAGTCACAGGCGTAA
- the LOC8274979 gene encoding uncharacterized protein LOC8274979 isoform X3 has translation MSGLESDNRDISSSKVGGRIGGGLNRDDDEDQEGEEDDHDHDGMQGGGPRNNKNKNKNKRRGYGCGGDFSKARGVVLFPFTKAKKLLKKKSDNRPSSSSSSLSSRVAVTVGGRIGGGLNRDDDEDQEGEENDHDHDGMQGGGPRNNKNKNKNKRRGYGCGGDFSKARGVVLFPFTKAKKLLKKKSDKRPSSSSSSLSSRVAVTVCFQSLKRGCWN, from the exons ATGTCTGGGTTGGAGTCTGATAATAGAGATATATCATCATCTAAAGTTGGTGGTAGAATTGGCGGTGGCCTTAATCGAGATGATGACGAAGAtcaagaaggagaagaagatgatcaTGATCATGATGGTATGCAAGGTGGTGGACCCAGgaacaacaaaaacaagaacaagaacaagagaAGAGGATATGGGTGTGGCGGGGATTTTAGTAAAGCAAGGGGAGTGGTCCTCTTTCCATTCACAAAGGCCAAGAaacttttgaagaaaaagtCCGATAATAGgccttcatcttcatcttcttcattgTCGTCTAGGGTTGCTGTTACAG TTGGTGGTAGAATTGGCGGTGGCCTTAATCGAGATGATGACGAAGAtcaagaaggagaagaaaatgatCATGATCATGATGGTATGCAAGGTGGTGGACCCAGgaacaacaaaaacaagaacaagaacaagagaAGAGGATATGGGTGTGGCGGGGATTTTAGTAAAGCAAGGGGAGTGGTCCTCTTTCCATTCACAAAGGCCAAGAaacttttgaagaaaaagtCCGATAAGAGgccttcatcttcatcttcttcattgTCGTCTAGGGTTGCTGTTACAG TTTGCTTCCAAAGCTTGAAGAGAGGTTGCTGGAACTAA
- the LOC8274976 gene encoding germin-like protein 5-1, whose product MAATVALFVMAFGIVLSSVAADPDLLQDVCVADLTSGIKINGFVCKENITAEDFYSNVLAKPGLTNNTLGSLVTGANVQKIPGLNTLGVSMSRIDYAPGGLNPPHTHPRATEMVFVLEGQLDVGFITTGNVLISKTISKGEIFVFPRGLVHFQQNNGKYPAAVIAAFNSQLPGTQAIAATLFAATPPVPDHVLTKAFQVGTKEVQKIKSRLAPKK is encoded by the exons ATGGCGGCTACAGTGGCCTTATTTGTTATGGCTTTTGGTATCGTGTTGAGCTCGGTTGCAGCTGATCCTGACTTGCTTCAAGATGTTTGTGTTGCTGATCTTACTTCTG GAATAAAGATAAATGGTTTCGTCTGCAAAGAAAACATAACAGCAGAAGACTTCTACTCTAACGTGCTAGCTAAGCCTGGGCTCACCAACAATACCTTAGGTTCTCTAGTCACAGGAGCCAACGTTCAAAAAATCCCAGGTCTCAACACCTTAGGAGTCTCTATGTCTCGAATTGACTACGCTCCCGGCGGCCTAAATCCTCCCCACACTCATCCACGCGCCACCGAGATGGTCTTTGTCCTCGAAGGCCAGCTGGATGTAGGGTTCATCACCACCGGAAATGTGTTGATCTCAAAGACCATCAGCAAGGGTGAGATATTTGTTTTCCCGAGAGGCTTGGTACATTTCCAGCAGAACAATGGAAAGTATCCAGCTGCTGTGATTGCTGCCTTCAACAGCCAGCTGCCAGGAACCCAGGCTATAGCTGCCACATTGTTTGCTGCCACACCCCCAGTTCCGGATCATGTGTTGACTAAGGCTTTCCAGGTGGGTACTAAAGAGGTCCAAAAGATTAAGTCTAGGTTGGCTCCCAAGAAGTAA
- the LOC8274979 gene encoding uncharacterized protein LOC8274979 isoform X1, producing MSGLESDNRDISSSKVGGRIGGGLNRDDDEDQEGEEDDHDHDGMQGGGPRNNKNKNKNKRRGYGCGGDFSKARGVVLFPFTKAKKLLKKKSDNRPSSSSSSLSSRVAVTVGGRIGGGLNRDDDEDQEGEENDHDHDGMQGGGPRNNKNKNKNKRRGYGCGGDFSKARGVVLFPFTKAKKLLKKKSDKRPSSSSSSLSSRVAVTGYQATVDDFAPSFPHLQNLLSGEFLYNKLNGVHKSSEGASWKMLQLPPVSRTQFGCL from the exons ATGTCTGGGTTGGAGTCTGATAATAGAGATATATCATCATCTAAAGTTGGTGGTAGAATTGGCGGTGGCCTTAATCGAGATGATGACGAAGAtcaagaaggagaagaagatgatcaTGATCATGATGGTATGCAAGGTGGTGGACCCAGgaacaacaaaaacaagaacaagaacaagagaAGAGGATATGGGTGTGGCGGGGATTTTAGTAAAGCAAGGGGAGTGGTCCTCTTTCCATTCACAAAGGCCAAGAaacttttgaagaaaaagtCCGATAATAGgccttcatcttcatcttcttcattgTCGTCTAGGGTTGCTGTTACAG TTGGTGGTAGAATTGGCGGTGGCCTTAATCGAGATGATGACGAAGAtcaagaaggagaagaaaatgatCATGATCATGATGGTATGCAAGGTGGTGGACCCAGgaacaacaaaaacaagaacaagaacaagagaAGAGGATATGGGTGTGGCGGGGATTTTAGTAAAGCAAGGGGAGTGGTCCTCTTTCCATTCACAAAGGCCAAGAaacttttgaagaaaaagtCCGATAAGAGgccttcatcttcatcttcttcattgTCGTCTAGGGTTGCTGTTACAG GGTATCAGGCCACTGTTGATGACTTTGCGCCATCGTTTCCCCATCTTCAAAATCTGCTGTCTGGAGAATTTCTGTATAATAAGCTGAATGGAGTTCACAAGTCATCTGAGGGTGCATCTTGGAAAATGTTGCAATTACCACCAGTTAGCAGAACACAATTTGGTTGCTTGTAG